Proteins encoded by one window of Lathyrus oleraceus cultivar Zhongwan6 chromosome 1, CAAS_Psat_ZW6_1.0, whole genome shotgun sequence:
- the LOC127119268 gene encoding uncharacterized protein LOC127119268 isoform X1, with protein sequence MKKLSHTKLLSLFRFSSFSSTSRFNHFTTSTATATASLKSDAVTRTILKLKVKALKLSQSQRAFIFQPPLNLTANYLRNFPYSGIGCILGASVATASTIAYSMDVVEDALWDNRRNNSQDLLEDEENIQDLWKVVGKLWLPILFFLTVLTNLDNPFAILFIKLTLFLHSTKPNPFSVYVSVDQLCQQSVREDTSLFNKKSVYASKVEVQDYKLLCLADVEVKDHKFTLVGILGTWWTLPHLQSWEARCSLVGRSILLPRNEQGNPMLN encoded by the exons ATGAAAAAATTGTCTCACACAAAACTCCTTAGTCTCTTTAGATTTTCCTCTTTCTCTTCAACTTCTCGTTTCAACCACTTCACCACCTCCACCGCCACCGCCACCGCCA GTTTGAAATCTGATGCAGTAACAAGAACAATACTGAAATTGAAAGTAAAAGCCCTCAAACTTTCCCAATCACAGCGTGCCTTCATTTTTCAACCACCTCTCAATCTTACTGCTAACTACCTCCGCAATTTCCCCTATTCTG GGATTGGATGCATCCTAGGCGCGTCGGTTGCAACTGCGTCAACTATTGCTTATTCCATGGATG TAGTTGAGGATGCTTTGTGGGATAATCGTCGTAACAATTCACAAGATCTTCTAGAGGATGAAGAAAATATACAAGATCTGTGGAAAGTAGTTGGAAAACTTTGGCTGCCAATTTTGTTCTTTCTGACTGTGCTTACAAACTTGGATAATCCATTTGCAATATTATTCATTAAACTGACGTTATTCCTACACAGCACAAAGCCGAATCCGTTCTCTGTTTATGTTTCTGTTGATCAG TTGTGCCAACAATCTGTACGTGAAGATACTAGTCTTTTTAACAAAAAG TCAGTATATGCCAGCAAAGTTGAAGTACAGGACTATAAGCTTCTTTGTCTGGCTGATGTTGAAGTAAAAGATCACAAGTTTACTTTGGTTGGAATTCTTGGTACATGGTGGACTCTTCCGCATTTACAGTCTTGGGAAGCACGGTGCTCTTTGGTTGGAAGAAGCATCTTACTGCCAAGGAATGAACAAGGAAATCCTATGTTGAACTGA
- the LOC127119268 gene encoding uncharacterized protein LOC127119268 isoform X2: protein MKKLSHTKLLSLFRFSSFSSTSRFNHFTTSTATATASLKSDAVTRTILKLKVKALKLSQSQRAFIFQPPLNLTANYLRNFPYSGIGCILGASVATASTIAYSMDVEDALWDNRRNNSQDLLEDEENIQDLWKVVGKLWLPILFFLTVLTNLDNPFAILFIKLTLFLHSTKPNPFSVYVSVDQLCQQSVREDTSLFNKKSVYASKVEVQDYKLLCLADVEVKDHKFTLVGILGTWWTLPHLQSWEARCSLVGRSILLPRNEQGNPMLN, encoded by the exons ATGAAAAAATTGTCTCACACAAAACTCCTTAGTCTCTTTAGATTTTCCTCTTTCTCTTCAACTTCTCGTTTCAACCACTTCACCACCTCCACCGCCACCGCCACCGCCA GTTTGAAATCTGATGCAGTAACAAGAACAATACTGAAATTGAAAGTAAAAGCCCTCAAACTTTCCCAATCACAGCGTGCCTTCATTTTTCAACCACCTCTCAATCTTACTGCTAACTACCTCCGCAATTTCCCCTATTCTG GGATTGGATGCATCCTAGGCGCGTCGGTTGCAACTGCGTCAACTATTGCTTATTCCATGGATG TTGAGGATGCTTTGTGGGATAATCGTCGTAACAATTCACAAGATCTTCTAGAGGATGAAGAAAATATACAAGATCTGTGGAAAGTAGTTGGAAAACTTTGGCTGCCAATTTTGTTCTTTCTGACTGTGCTTACAAACTTGGATAATCCATTTGCAATATTATTCATTAAACTGACGTTATTCCTACACAGCACAAAGCCGAATCCGTTCTCTGTTTATGTTTCTGTTGATCAG TTGTGCCAACAATCTGTACGTGAAGATACTAGTCTTTTTAACAAAAAG TCAGTATATGCCAGCAAAGTTGAAGTACAGGACTATAAGCTTCTTTGTCTGGCTGATGTTGAAGTAAAAGATCACAAGTTTACTTTGGTTGGAATTCTTGGTACATGGTGGACTCTTCCGCATTTACAGTCTTGGGAAGCACGGTGCTCTTTGGTTGGAAGAAGCATCTTACTGCCAAGGAATGAACAAGGAAATCCTATGTTGAACTGA